GAAGATGTTGCTGGTTTTTGTGCCTCTGTCGCTATCGAAAAAGTGGCTGAGCTGGATTATGTGCTTACACCAGGTCGCTATGTGGGTCTTGCTGATGAAGAAGATGACTTTGACTTTAAAGAGCGTTTTACTGCACTAAAAGCCGAGTTTGAAGCACAATTAGAAGAAGAGGCAAAGCTTAATCAGGCGATTGCTGAGAATTTGGCGAAGGTGATGGTATGAGTGAGTGGCAAAATGTGGCTCTTAAACAGTTAGTCAAATTTGGAAATGGTAAAAGTAGACCAAAAGAAAAAGGGAAAATACCTGTTTATGGTGGTAATGGAATATTAGATTTCACTGATAAGTATAATTATGTTGGTAACACACTGATTATTGGTCGAGTTGGGGCGTATTGTGGGGCGACGTATTTGGAGAAAAGTCCTGTATGGGTTTCTGATAATGCATTATCAGCCAAGGCGTTAGGTAATAATAATTCTAATTATTTATACTATTTATTTAAGTATTTAGATTTAAACCAGTATGCTCAGGGTTCAAGCCACCCTTTGTTAACACAGACATTACTAAATGCAATTGAGGTAGAAACAACGCTTGATTGTATAGAACAAAAAGCCATTGCTTCTGTTCTTTCCTCATTAGACAACAAAATCGACTTACTTCATCGTCAAAATAAAACGTTAGAAGCGATGGCAGAAACACTTTTTCGTCAGTGGTTTGTGGAAGAGGCGCAGGATGATTGGGTTGAGGTTAAAGTTAGTCATTTTGTAACATTAAATAAAAGCTCGATAACTAAAAAATATGATCATCAAAATATTCTATATTTAGATACAAGCTCTCTAACTAAAGGCTATATTAGTGAGTTGAAACCATTAATTTTATCGGAGGCACCTAGTCGAGCTAAAAGATTAGTCCAACATCTTGATATATTAATTTCAACTGTAAGACCTGACCAGTGCCATTATGGTTTTTGCTTTAAACCTGAAGCAAATCTAGTGGTATCAACGGGGTTTTGTACGATAACTTGTGACACTATTACACCATATTTTATCTATTATTTATTAACATCCGAAGATATGACCGAATATTTGCATTCTATAGCTGAAGGTTCTACATCGACTTATCCATCATTGAAACCTGAAGATATTGGAAATGTGTTATTTGCATTACCTCCAAAAGAAAAATTAAATGATTATCATAATGTTGTGGGAGCAATGTGGAATAAAATTAATCAAAATCAAAAGCAAATCCAAACTTTAGAAAACTTTCGCGACACGTTACTCCCTAAATTAATGAGTGGAGAAGTACGCGTTAATTATACACCAGAAGAAATAAAACAATAATCGTATTAGGCAGCGTACCTTCGGCGCTGCTTTTTTATTCCCTTTTGCTAAAGGATGACAAAATAATGTCAAAAATGACAGAATCCGATATCGAAACCATGACCATTGAGCAGTTACAAGCCTTAGGTTATGAATATGTGTATGGTCCAGACATTGAGCCATCGGGTACAAATCCCCTGCGTACTTATCAGCAAGTCATTCTTCAGCAAAAAGTATTAGAAGCGATACAACGCTTAAACCCACATTTAACAGAAGATAAATGTGAGGAAGCCTTAAAACAAGTCACACAAATTAACTCGCCTGATTTAATGGCAAATAACCTGAGTTTTCATCGTTTACTGACAGAAGGGATCAACATTGAGGTCAGTAAAGATGGCAATACTCAAGGCGAATATGTGTGGCTGGTGGATTTTAATCAACCGGATAATAATGAATTTCTAGTAGTCAATCAGGTCACAATTCGAGAAGATCGCAAAGAACGTCGCCCTGATGTGATTATCTATATTAATGGTTTACCACTGGTCGTAATTGAACTAAAAAATGCGATTGATGAAAATGCCACTATTGAAGGGGCATATAATCAAATTAAAACCTATCAACAGCAAATTCCTTCATTATTTACCTACAATGCCTTTAGTGTGATTTCTGATGGATTAGAGGCAAAATCAGGGACTATTTCTGCCGATTTTAGCCGTTTTATGGCATGGAAAACCCATAATGGCATGACTGAGGCTAAAAATACTCAGCCACAGTTAGAAGTGTTAATTCAAGGTTTACTTAACCCTGTTACGCTATTAGATATGATCCGCTATTTTATCGTGTTTGAATCCAGTAAACAGGAAGATAGCAACGGTATCATTTCTATTAAAACTGTCAAAAAAATGGCTGCCTATCACCAATACTATGCAGTGAATGCGGCGGTACTTTCGACCATTCGCGCTTCAAATGTCAATGCGAATTCACCCTCTGCGGAAGTAGCGTTACAGCAACAAGGTAGAAACCAACAACACCTCGTATTAGAACAAAAAGCAGGCGATAGAAAAGCAGGTGTGGTATGGCATACCCAAGGTTCGGGTAAGTCTCTTTCAATGGTGTTTTATACAGGGAAGATTGTTTTAGCCCTCGATAACCCAACGGTTGTGGTGATCACCGACCGTAATGACTTAGACGACCAATTATTTGGCACTTTTTCTTCTGCGGTACAATTGTTACGTCAAACCCCGAAACAAGCTGAAAATAGAGAAGAATTAAAAGAATTACTGAAAGTTGGCTCAGGTGGCGTGATATTTACCACTATTCAAAAGTTCCAACCTGATGATGGTAGTAGTGTTTATGAACTACTGTCTGATCGCAGCAATATCATTGTCATTGCTGACGAGGCACATCGTTCTCAATATGGTTTTTCCGCAAAAGAAGTCGATGTGAAAGATGCGCACGGTAATGTTGTCGGTAAGCGCACTGTTTATGGTTTTGCCAAATATATGCGCGATGCTTTACCAAATGCGACTTACTTAGGCTTTACGGGGACACCCATTGAAAAAACAGATGTAAATACTCCCGCGGTATTTGGTAACTATGTTGATATCTATGATATCGCTCAGGCTGTAGAAGATGGGGCGACAGTGCCTATCTACTATGAAAGTCGTTTAGCAAAAGTCCAAATTAGCGATGAAGGCCGCGAACTGATTGAAGCGTTCGATGAAAGCTTCACCGATGAAGACTTAACACAGACTCAGCAACAACGGGCTAAATGGGCGCGAGTTGAAAGTATTATTGGCAGTAAAGAGCGTATCAAAGCGATCGCTAAAGATTTAGTCTCGCACTTTGAAGAACGGTTAGTGGCGAATGCGGATCACGGTAAAGGCATGGTCGTTGCTATGTCACGTCGGATTGCTGCGGCATTGTATGAGGAAATCGTGGCACTCAAACCTGAATGGCACAGTGATGATCTCAATGATGGTGTGATTAAGGTCGTGATGACGTCTTCCGCATCTGATGGCCCTGATATCGCGAAACACCATACGACTAAGAAAGACAGGCAAGTACTCGCTAATCGCATGAAAGATGAAGATGACAAGCTGAAATTAGTCATTGTGCGCGATATGTGGTTAACGGGGTTTGATGCACCGAGTATGCACACGTTATACATTGATAAACCGATGAAAGGGCACAACCTGATGCAGGCGATTGCCCGTGTTAACCGAGTCTATAAAGATAAATCAGGTGGCTTAGTTGTCGATTATTTGGGAATTGCGGCTGATTTAAAATCGGCACTGTCGTTTTACTCAGATGCGGGTGGTAAAGGTGATCCTGCACTTACTCAAGAAAAAGCCGTTGAGGTCATGAAAGAGAAATTAGACATCCTTGACGGAATGCTCTTTGGTTTTGATTATCGTGAATATTTCACCGCATCCACATCTCGTAAACTAGCCATTATCTTAGAAGCAGAAGATTTTATTTTAGGGATTGATGAAGGTCAGGGGAAAGTGCGTTTTTTAACAGCGGTAACCGCTTTATCTCAAGCCTTTGCATTAGCAACGCCACACCCTGAAGCGATGGAGGCGGCACCTGAAATAGCCTTTTTCCAAGCTGTAAAAGCCAGATTGAACAAGTTTGATTCAACTGGAGGAAGTGGCATTATCGGTGATGACAGCATGGAAGTTCGCGTTAAACAGACTATTGATCAAGCCTTAGTGACTGATACGGTAGTCGATGTATTTGATGCCGCAGGGATTAAAAAACCAGATATATCAATTCTCTCTGATGATTTTTTAATGGAGATGCAGGATTACCAACATAAAAATATCGCGTTGGAAACCTTGAAAAAATTATTAGCAGATGAAATCAATGTGCGAACAAAAATGAGCGTTATTCAAGGTAAAAAGCTGATGGATATGCTCACTGGGGCGATTAAAAGCTATCAAAATAAAATTTTGACGGCAGCTGAAGTCATTGATGAGTTAATTAAATTGGCGAAAGATATCAATAAGGTTGATAGCGAAGCGAATGACCTGAATTTATCACCTTATGAATATGCTTTCTATACGGCTGTGGCTGAAAATGATAGTGCTCAAGAACTAATCGGAAAATCAAAACTAAGGGAATTAGCGGTTGTACTAACTGAAATGATCCGCAATAACGTCACATTAGATTGGACTATCAAAGAGTCTGCAAGAGCAAAAATACGCGTTATTGTTAAACGGTTACTTAACCGTTATGGCTATCCGCCTGATATGTCTGTATTGGCAACGGAAACCGTCTTGGCGCAAGCGGAGTTACTATCGAATGAATTGTTGAAATCAAATTAGTGGGTTTTACTTTAACCGATTTATCTTTAACGCAGGAATAGATTAATGAGTCATAAAATGTGGATGGTTCGTGGTGATTCAGGGAAGTTATATGATGATTTTCGAGAAAAAGAACTGGTTGGTTTAGGCTGGTCTGGCTTAGCTCCATTATTGAAAATTGGGCAATCAAGAAAAGAGATACTGAAATTATACCGTCAAGTAGACCCAGCAACGAAACTCGGTACAGCGCGTTCAGGCGCATCTCAAGTATGGCGTTTTGTTAATGAAATTAAAGTTAGCGATTGGGTAATTACTTATTCACCTGCTAACCGTACCTATTTATTAGGGCAGGTTGTTTCTGAGTTTCAATACCGTGCTGATCTTTGTTCTATGGGGATGGGAATTGCGCGTCAGATTAAATGGAATACTGATGAAATTGATCGGGATACCTTATCAACTAAAACCAAAAATACCCTAGGTTCTACATTGACTGTTTTTAAACTTCCTGATTTTGCAGTGAAAGAATTATTGGGTAATAAACCATTATCTGACAGCGAAAAAAACGCTAATATTTCAAATATAGACGATGAAGAAATTGTATCTGATCCATTAAAGGATATGGAAATTCAAGCGTTAGAACGTATTAAAGATAAAATAATTACCCTTGATGCGGATGAAATGGAATTATTAGTTGCCGGTATTCTGCGTGGGATGGGATATAAAACCCAAGTTTCGCCAAATAGTGGTTCAGATAGAGGCAAAGATATTATCGCATCGCCTGACGGTTTTGGATTTGAAAACCCAAGAATTGTGGTTGAAGTTAAGCATCGTAAAGGGCAAATAGGCAGCCAAGATTTAAGAGGATTTATCGGTGGGCGTCATCATGATGATCGTGGCTTATATGTCAGTACGGGAGGATTTACTAAAGATGCACGCTATGAAGCGGAGCGATCAAAAATCCCGTTATCACTTTGGACATTAGATGACTTAGTGCGCACTTTGATTGAGTATTATGAGCACGTTGATATTGAGACTAAATTGCTTGTGCCACTGAGGAAAGTCTTTTTACCTGCGTTATCTGATTAATTTAGCTAGCCAGTTATTGCTAATAATTGAATATTTGACTTTATCCTAATGAATTTCACTCAAAGAGTGATTGCTTTCAAAGTAAATTTTT
The window above is part of the Providencia sp. R33 genome. Proteins encoded here:
- a CDS encoding type I restriction endonuclease subunit R, whose protein sequence is MSKMTESDIETMTIEQLQALGYEYVYGPDIEPSGTNPLRTYQQVILQQKVLEAIQRLNPHLTEDKCEEALKQVTQINSPDLMANNLSFHRLLTEGINIEVSKDGNTQGEYVWLVDFNQPDNNEFLVVNQVTIREDRKERRPDVIIYINGLPLVVIELKNAIDENATIEGAYNQIKTYQQQIPSLFTYNAFSVISDGLEAKSGTISADFSRFMAWKTHNGMTEAKNTQPQLEVLIQGLLNPVTLLDMIRYFIVFESSKQEDSNGIISIKTVKKMAAYHQYYAVNAAVLSTIRASNVNANSPSAEVALQQQGRNQQHLVLEQKAGDRKAGVVWHTQGSGKSLSMVFYTGKIVLALDNPTVVVITDRNDLDDQLFGTFSSAVQLLRQTPKQAENREELKELLKVGSGGVIFTTIQKFQPDDGSSVYELLSDRSNIIVIADEAHRSQYGFSAKEVDVKDAHGNVVGKRTVYGFAKYMRDALPNATYLGFTGTPIEKTDVNTPAVFGNYVDIYDIAQAVEDGATVPIYYESRLAKVQISDEGRELIEAFDESFTDEDLTQTQQQRAKWARVESIIGSKERIKAIAKDLVSHFEERLVANADHGKGMVVAMSRRIAAALYEEIVALKPEWHSDDLNDGVIKVVMTSSASDGPDIAKHHTTKKDRQVLANRMKDEDDKLKLVIVRDMWLTGFDAPSMHTLYIDKPMKGHNLMQAIARVNRVYKDKSGGLVVDYLGIAADLKSALSFYSDAGGKGDPALTQEKAVEVMKEKLDILDGMLFGFDYREYFTASTSRKLAIILEAEDFILGIDEGQGKVRFLTAVTALSQAFALATPHPEAMEAAPEIAFFQAVKARLNKFDSTGGSGIIGDDSMEVRVKQTIDQALVTDTVVDVFDAAGIKKPDISILSDDFLMEMQDYQHKNIALETLKKLLADEINVRTKMSVIQGKKLMDMLTGAIKSYQNKILTAAEVIDELIKLAKDINKVDSEANDLNLSPYEYAFYTAVAENDSAQELIGKSKLRELAVVLTEMIRNNVTLDWTIKESARAKIRVIVKRLLNRYGYPPDMSVLATETVLAQAELLSNELLKSN
- a CDS encoding restriction endonuclease subunit S, which translates into the protein MSEWQNVALKQLVKFGNGKSRPKEKGKIPVYGGNGILDFTDKYNYVGNTLIIGRVGAYCGATYLEKSPVWVSDNALSAKALGNNNSNYLYYLFKYLDLNQYAQGSSHPLLTQTLLNAIEVETTLDCIEQKAIASVLSSLDNKIDLLHRQNKTLEAMAETLFRQWFVEEAQDDWVEVKVSHFVTLNKSSITKKYDHQNILYLDTSSLTKGYISELKPLILSEAPSRAKRLVQHLDILISTVRPDQCHYGFCFKPEANLVVSTGFCTITCDTITPYFIYYLLTSEDMTEYLHSIAEGSTSTYPSLKPEDIGNVLFALPPKEKLNDYHNVVGAMWNKINQNQKQIQTLENFRDTLLPKLMSGEVRVNYTPEEIKQ
- a CDS encoding restriction endonuclease, whose protein sequence is MSHKMWMVRGDSGKLYDDFREKELVGLGWSGLAPLLKIGQSRKEILKLYRQVDPATKLGTARSGASQVWRFVNEIKVSDWVITYSPANRTYLLGQVVSEFQYRADLCSMGMGIARQIKWNTDEIDRDTLSTKTKNTLGSTLTVFKLPDFAVKELLGNKPLSDSEKNANISNIDDEEIVSDPLKDMEIQALERIKDKIITLDADEMELLVAGILRGMGYKTQVSPNSGSDRGKDIIASPDGFGFENPRIVVEVKHRKGQIGSQDLRGFIGGRHHDDRGLYVSTGGFTKDARYEAERSKIPLSLWTLDDLVRTLIEYYEHVDIETKLLVPLRKVFLPALSD